In Candidatus Methylomirabilota bacterium, the following proteins share a genomic window:
- a CDS encoding TauD/TfdA family dioxygenase, giving the protein MSGEQIAVRLPTDDVEPQKAWTRDRISPDRWLIPVPPACVAELDQVVATLRVSPRPLERLTPVDFSLRACSALMSRVRTKLQTETGLAVVDRFPVERYAAEDNRAIGWLLAAMLGQVVAQKATGARMYDVRDTGQALGYGVRRSVTNLGQPFHTDGGWLWKAPAFVGLFCLESALEGGLSRFASLVTAHNVLRRTRPDLLARLYRPFPWDRQGEHAPDAPRVSWQPVFEYGGTLSARYYEDYIVNGYRLAGHPLDDEGRAALSALREIVDDPASWVEFRIEKGQLQYLHNRQFAHSRTAFKDTPVPGQGGGRHMLRLWNRDEGTWHLEGRPTA; this is encoded by the coding sequence GTGAGCGGCGAGCAGATCGCGGTCCGGCTCCCGACGGACGACGTCGAGCCCCAGAAGGCCTGGACGCGCGACCGCATCTCGCCCGATCGCTGGCTGATCCCGGTGCCCCCGGCGTGCGTGGCCGAGCTGGACCAGGTGGTGGCGACGCTGCGCGTCTCGCCCCGGCCGCTGGAGCGCCTCACGCCGGTCGACTTCTCCCTCCGCGCGTGCTCGGCCCTCATGTCCCGGGTGCGGACGAAGCTGCAGACCGAGACCGGCCTCGCGGTGGTGGACCGCTTTCCGGTGGAGCGCTATGCCGCCGAGGACAACCGCGCCATCGGGTGGCTGCTCGCGGCCATGCTCGGGCAGGTCGTCGCCCAGAAGGCCACCGGCGCGCGCATGTACGACGTGCGCGACACCGGGCAGGCGCTCGGCTACGGCGTGCGCCGCTCCGTCACCAACCTGGGTCAGCCCTTCCACACCGACGGCGGGTGGCTCTGGAAGGCGCCCGCGTTCGTGGGGCTGTTCTGTCTGGAGTCGGCGCTCGAAGGCGGGTTGAGCCGCTTCGCGAGCCTGGTCACCGCACACAACGTCCTGCGGCGGACGCGCCCGGATCTCCTCGCCCGCCTGTACCGGCCGTTTCCGTGGGACCGCCAGGGCGAGCACGCCCCCGACGCCCCGCGTGTGAGCTGGCAGCCGGTGTTCGAGTACGGCGGTACGCTGTCCGCGCGCTACTACGAGGACTACATCGTCAACGGCTATCGGCTGGCCGGCCACCCGCTTGACGACGAGGGCCGGGCCGCCCTCTCCGCCCTCCGCGAGATCGTCGACGACCCGGCCAGCTGGGTCGAGTTCCGGATCGAGAAGGGACAGCTCCAGTACCTCCACAACCGCCAGTTCGCCCACAGCCGCACCGCGTTCAAGGACACCCCCGTGCCGGGGCAGGGCGGGGGCCGTCACATGCTCCGTCTCTGGAATCGCGACGAGGGCACCTGGCATCTCGAAGGTCGCCCGACCGCCTGA
- a CDS encoding PilZ domain-containing protein: MHDPHRIAGPRPPEHRRHTRVVTSWPVTVRTGDRLLRLQTLNLSALGAKVCLQHPLPFGRLEVGQPALLRLEPPDGPPVEVEAIVWRTDDDGPAFFFIGTTPSAA, encoded by the coding sequence GTGCACGACCCTCATCGGATCGCCGGCCCGCGCCCGCCGGAGCATCGCCGGCACACGCGCGTGGTGACGTCCTGGCCGGTGACCGTGCGGACCGGGGATCGGCTCCTGCGTCTGCAGACCCTCAACCTGAGCGCCCTCGGTGCCAAGGTATGCCTGCAGCATCCCCTGCCGTTCGGCCGGCTGGAGGTCGGCCAGCCGGCACTCCTGCGGCTCGAGCCACCGGACGGGCCGCCGGTCGAGGTGGAGGCCATCGTCTGGCGCACCGACGACGACGGCCCCGCCTTCTTCTTCATCGGCACCACGCCATCCGCCGCCTAG
- a CDS encoding RidA family protein, whose product MGAEARIKELGITLPSPPKPMGNYVPGVRVGNLLFLSGHGPIRIEGNPSARGKVGRDLSTEDAYKVARDVGLNLLGSARSILGSLDRVKRVVKVLGMVNAVESFGEQPKVINGFSDLMVEVFGENGRHARSAVGMGSLPAGIPVEIEMILEVGGGSAPARRPARAKPAKKSRKRR is encoded by the coding sequence ATGGGCGCAGAAGCCAGGATCAAGGAGCTCGGCATCACCCTCCCCAGCCCGCCCAAGCCGATGGGCAATTACGTGCCGGGCGTGCGCGTCGGCAATCTGCTCTTCCTGTCCGGTCACGGGCCGATCCGCATCGAGGGCAACCCGAGCGCCCGCGGCAAGGTGGGGCGCGACCTGTCCACGGAGGACGCCTACAAGGTCGCGCGCGACGTGGGCTTGAACCTCCTGGGCTCGGCCCGCTCGATCCTGGGCAGCCTCGACCGGGTGAAGCGCGTGGTCAAGGTGCTGGGCATGGTGAACGCGGTCGAGAGCTTCGGGGAGCAGCCCAAGGTCATCAACGGCTTCTCCGACCTGATGGTGGAGGTCTTCGGGGAGAACGGCCGGCACGCCCGCTCGGCGGTCGGCATGGGCTCGCTGCCCGCGGGCATTCCGGTGGAGATCGAGATGATCCTCGAGGTCGGCGGCGGCAGCGCACCGGCCCGCAGGCCGGCGCGGGCGAAGCCCGCCAAGAAGTCCCGCAAGCGCCGCTAG
- a CDS encoding cobalamin-binding protein gives MTSAPRRVVSLIPSITEILFAIGAGDRVVGCTIYCTEPPEGVATKTRVGGEKNPRLDVIRDLGADLVIANVEENVREHVETLRAWGIPVHVTYPRTVADGIRLIGELGALLEAGPRAHEMEAALRARYDEVRAAAAGRRCRRVFCPIWRRPYMTINRDTYIHDMLAVVGGQNVFAEAETRYPEVTLDAVAAAGAEVILLPDEPYRFRRVHQADFAPYPDLPAVRDGRIHLVDGKLLSWYGPRIAEALRVLPPLFA, from the coding sequence CTGACGTCCGCGCCCCGCCGGGTCGTCTCGCTCATCCCGAGCATCACCGAGATCCTGTTCGCGATCGGAGCGGGGGACCGGGTCGTCGGCTGCACCATCTACTGCACCGAGCCGCCCGAGGGGGTGGCCACCAAGACCCGGGTCGGAGGCGAGAAGAACCCGCGCCTCGACGTGATCCGTGATCTCGGCGCCGACCTCGTCATCGCCAACGTGGAGGAGAACGTCCGCGAGCACGTCGAGACCCTGCGCGCGTGGGGCATCCCGGTTCACGTGACCTACCCGCGCACGGTGGCGGACGGCATCCGCCTGATCGGCGAGCTGGGCGCGCTGCTGGAGGCGGGGCCGCGGGCCCACGAGATGGAAGCGGCGCTCCGGGCGCGCTACGACGAGGTGCGCGCCGCCGCGGCTGGGCGCCGGTGCCGGCGCGTCTTCTGCCCGATCTGGCGTCGGCCCTACATGACGATCAACCGCGACACCTACATCCACGACATGCTGGCGGTGGTGGGCGGCCAGAACGTCTTCGCGGAGGCGGAGACGCGCTATCCCGAGGTCACGCTGGACGCGGTGGCGGCCGCGGGGGCCGAGGTCATCCTGCTGCCCGACGAGCCCTATCGCTTCCGACGGGTGCACCAGGCCGACTTCGCGCCGTATCCCGACCTGCCCGCGGTGCGGGACGGCCGGATCCACCTCGTGGACGGCAAGCTGCTGTCCTGGTACGGCCCGCGGATCGCGGAGGCGCTACGGGTGCTGCCGCCGCTGTTCGCCTAG
- the radC gene encoding DNA repair protein RadC, translating to MTSSAGGIGQWPAEDRPRERLYHKGAESLADAELLAIQLGSGLAGRSAMDMARDLLTRYGSLSGLAGRGVAELGAIRGVGPVKAVRLAALFEITRRLRSRNGHGRVVLGSPEQVFARYGPLMEDLKKEVFRVALLDAQNGLLRDVVISEGTLSASLVHPREVFKPAILESAASLILLHNHPSGDPTPSREDLRLTRQLVDCSELLDLRIHDHVIIGRERFISLAQRGALSRGGET from the coding sequence ATGACATCGTCGGCGGGCGGGATCGGGCAGTGGCCGGCCGAGGATCGACCTCGCGAGCGGCTCTACCACAAGGGCGCCGAATCGCTGGCCGACGCGGAGCTGCTGGCCATCCAGCTGGGCAGCGGGCTGGCCGGGCGAAGCGCCATGGACATGGCCCGCGACCTGCTGACGCGCTACGGATCGCTGTCCGGGCTCGCCGGCCGCGGCGTCGCGGAGCTCGGCGCCATCCGCGGGGTGGGGCCGGTGAAGGCGGTGCGTCTGGCCGCGCTCTTCGAGATCACGCGCCGGCTGCGGTCGCGCAACGGACACGGACGCGTCGTGCTGGGCAGCCCGGAGCAGGTCTTCGCGCGCTACGGACCGCTGATGGAGGACCTCAAGAAGGAGGTGTTCCGCGTCGCCCTGCTCGACGCCCAGAACGGCCTGCTGCGCGATGTGGTCATCTCCGAGGGCACGCTCTCGGCCAGCCTGGTGCACCCGCGGGAGGTCTTCAAGCCGGCCATCCTGGAATCGGCCGCCTCCCTCATCCTGCTGCACAACCACCCGAGCGGCGATCCGACCCCGAGCCGGGAGGACCTGCGGCTGACCCGGCAGCTCGTCGACTGCTCCGAGCTGCTCGACCTGCGCATCCACGACCACGTCATCATCGGACGGGAGCGCTTCATCAGCCTCGCCCAGCGCGGCGCGCTCTCCCGCGGGGGCGAGACGTGA
- the tsaE gene encoding tRNA (adenosine(37)-N6)-threonylcarbamoyltransferase complex ATPase subunit type 1 TsaE yields the protein MSQTLVSRSPEETQAIGERLGARLVAGSVVACTGELGAGKTCFLQGLARGLGVTGAVTSPTFVLVNHYRGRLPVYHLDAYRTGSLTELVDLGLEEMLHGDGVTVIEWADKLLPLLPARTIHVHLSGLGDEPREIRIEEPVSDPTR from the coding sequence ATGAGCCAGACCCTCGTCTCGCGCAGCCCCGAGGAGACCCAGGCCATCGGCGAGCGGCTGGGCGCGCGTCTCGTGGCCGGCTCGGTGGTGGCGTGCACCGGCGAGCTGGGGGCGGGGAAGACGTGCTTCCTGCAGGGTCTCGCGCGCGGGCTCGGCGTCACCGGCGCCGTGACGAGCCCGACGTTCGTGCTGGTCAACCACTATCGCGGCCGCCTGCCCGTGTACCATCTCGATGCCTATCGCACCGGCAGCCTGACCGAGCTGGTCGACCTGGGGCTCGAGGAGATGCTGCACGGCGACGGGGTGACCGTGATCGAGTGGGCCGACAAGCTGCTCCCGCTGCTCCCCGCGCGCACCATCCACGTGCACCTGAGCGGCCTCGGGGACGAGCCGCGCGAGATCCGTATCGAGGAGCCCGTATCGGATCCGACGCGTTGA
- a CDS encoding NAD(P)H-hydrate dehydratase produces the protein MLPVFTAAEMRALDARAIRDLGIPGPRLMEAAGSGAADLIARWHAPIRGKSIVAVCGKGNNGGDGFVVARRLQTRGAKVRVLLVGRRADVRGDAAAALARWRGRTEQIATEADVEALARALDGAVVVVDALLGTGGTGPARGPVAAAIEAIDRAGQAGAPIISLDLPSGLGGDDGAVSGATVRATRTVTFAGLKRSLLLYPAAAYAGPVEIVDIGVPADDVRRGITTWRLEAADARPLFPPRPADAHKGRFGRLLVVAGSLGKTGAAVLAGRAALRAGVGLCTIAAPGSQQPIIATQAPEYMTEALPETPARSLAHAARDRLLELARGMDAVALGPGLSLDPETQELARTLIRELDRPMVVDADALSALAGHLDLLRHAAGPRALTPHPGEMARMLGVGIDRVQADRIEVARIFAREHRVALALKGADTVIAGPDGHVAINPTGNPGMAKGGSGDVLTGIVGALLARDVDAVAALRGGCYLHGLAGDVAARDRGEYAMIASDLIESLPAALRALTGAR, from the coding sequence GTGCTGCCCGTCTTCACCGCCGCCGAGATGCGCGCGCTGGACGCGCGGGCCATTCGCGACCTGGGCATCCCGGGGCCGCGGCTCATGGAGGCCGCCGGCTCCGGCGCCGCCGACCTCATCGCGAGATGGCACGCGCCGATCCGCGGGAAGTCCATCGTCGCGGTGTGCGGCAAGGGCAACAACGGCGGCGACGGCTTCGTGGTGGCGCGGAGGCTCCAGACGCGGGGCGCGAAGGTTCGCGTGCTCCTGGTGGGCCGGCGCGCCGACGTGCGCGGCGACGCGGCCGCCGCGCTCGCACGATGGCGCGGCCGCACCGAGCAGATCGCGACCGAGGCCGATGTCGAGGCCCTCGCGCGCGCCCTCGATGGCGCCGTGGTCGTGGTGGACGCGCTGCTGGGCACCGGCGGCACCGGGCCGGCGCGCGGCCCCGTGGCCGCGGCCATCGAGGCCATCGATCGGGCGGGGCAGGCGGGCGCCCCGATCATTTCGCTCGATCTGCCCTCGGGCCTCGGGGGAGACGACGGGGCCGTGTCCGGCGCGACGGTGAGGGCGACCCGCACCGTCACCTTCGCGGGCCTGAAGCGGAGCCTGCTGCTGTACCCCGCCGCCGCGTACGCCGGCCCCGTCGAGATCGTGGACATCGGCGTGCCGGCCGACGACGTGCGGCGCGGGATCACCACGTGGCGCCTCGAGGCCGCCGACGCGCGCCCGCTCTTCCCGCCGCGGCCGGCCGACGCGCACAAGGGCCGCTTCGGCCGACTCCTCGTGGTGGCCGGCTCGCTCGGCAAGACGGGCGCCGCGGTGCTCGCCGGCCGCGCAGCGCTGCGCGCCGGCGTCGGCCTGTGCACCATCGCGGCGCCCGGCTCGCAGCAGCCGATCATCGCGACGCAAGCGCCCGAGTACATGACCGAGGCGCTCCCCGAGACGCCGGCGCGGAGCCTCGCTCACGCGGCGCGCGATCGCCTGCTCGAGCTGGCGCGGGGCATGGACGCCGTCGCCCTCGGGCCCGGGCTCTCGCTCGATCCCGAGACGCAGGAGCTGGCCCGCACGCTGATCCGCGAGCTGGATCGCCCCATGGTGGTGGACGCCGACGCGCTGAGCGCGCTGGCCGGCCACCTGGATCTGCTCCGGCACGCGGCCGGCCCGCGGGCGCTCACGCCGCATCCCGGCGAGATGGCGCGCATGCTGGGGGTCGGCATCGACCGGGTGCAGGCCGATCGGATCGAGGTCGCGCGCATCTTCGCGCGCGAGCATCGGGTCGCGCTCGCGCTGAAGGGGGCCGACACCGTGATCGCCGGGCCGGACGGCCACGTGGCCATCAATCCCACCGGCAACCCGGGCATGGCCAAGGGCGGCTCGGGTGACGTGCTCACCGGGATCGTGGGCGCGCTGCTGGCGCGCGACGTCGACGCGGTGGCGGCGCTGCGGGGCGGCTGCTATCTCCACGGGCTGGCCGGTGACGTGGCCGCGCGCGATCGCGGCGAGTACGCGATGATCGCGAGCGACCTGATCGAGAGCCTGCCCGCAGCCCTCCGCGCGCTCACGGGGGCGCGATGA
- a CDS encoding AraC family transcriptional regulator, which translates to MRTPMISLNAATGLIEAISRARGDPDQILHAVGLDRSTVCDPEGFLPCADFSRLLQEAARRTGDDAFGLHFGEQFQPKSIGPLIYVVLNSPTMAVAFDNAVRYLKVHNEGARVTFTYDDTSGYLRQSLLGAVADEVRQQSEYSVVVALNTLRLMAGSRWCPREVQFAHRAPAYTAEHVRIFGAPLFFGSETNTLVIDRAFIDRQVPAADERLYPILRRYLDRVVKEMPREDRTLSSIRQVIGDSIREGDPKLDDVARRVTMSTRTLQRRLKEHGVDFKGLVDDTRRRFSLDYLADPAHTPAEIAYLLGYSEVSAFNRAFKRWTGTTPSTYRRRAPSLSPAG; encoded by the coding sequence GTGCGCACGCCGATGATCTCGCTCAACGCAGCGACCGGACTGATCGAGGCAATCAGCCGGGCACGGGGGGATCCGGACCAGATCCTCCACGCGGTCGGGCTGGACCGGTCGACCGTGTGCGACCCGGAGGGATTCCTTCCCTGCGCCGACTTCTCCCGTCTCCTCCAGGAAGCGGCCCGGCGGACGGGCGACGACGCCTTTGGCCTGCACTTCGGCGAGCAGTTCCAGCCCAAGAGCATCGGCCCGCTGATCTACGTGGTGCTGAATTCGCCGACGATGGCGGTCGCGTTCGACAACGCGGTGCGCTACCTGAAGGTTCACAACGAGGGCGCGCGGGTGACCTTCACCTACGACGACACCAGCGGGTATCTTCGCCAGTCGCTCCTGGGGGCAGTGGCCGACGAGGTGCGCCAGCAGAGCGAGTACAGCGTGGTGGTGGCGCTGAACACCCTGCGCCTCATGGCGGGAAGCCGCTGGTGCCCGCGCGAGGTGCAGTTCGCCCATCGGGCGCCCGCGTACACCGCCGAGCACGTGCGCATCTTCGGCGCGCCGCTCTTCTTCGGGAGCGAGACCAACACCCTGGTCATCGACCGGGCGTTCATCGACCGGCAGGTGCCGGCCGCCGACGAGCGGCTCTACCCGATCCTCCGCCGTTACCTCGACCGCGTGGTCAAGGAGATGCCGCGCGAGGACCGCACGCTCTCGTCGATCCGCCAGGTCATCGGCGATTCGATCCGCGAGGGAGATCCGAAGCTCGACGACGTGGCTCGGAGGGTCACGATGAGCACCCGCACGCTGCAGCGGCGCCTGAAGGAGCACGGCGTGGACTTCAAGGGGCTCGTGGACGACACCCGCCGGCGCTTCTCGCTCGACTACCTCGCGGATCCGGCGCACACGCCGGCCGAGATCGCCTACCTGCTGGGCTACTCCGAGGTGAGCGCGTTCAACCGCGCCTTCAAGCGGTGGACGGGCACGACGCCGTCGACCTACCGGCGGCGGGCGCCGAGCCTGAGCCCGGCCGGCTAG
- the acpS gene encoding holo-ACP synthase, whose translation MSRVLGIGVDLTQMPRMRRVVARWDERFLQRVFTEQEIAYCRRRRDPIPHLAARFAAKEATLKALGTGLSMGVNWRELEVRRERGQAPTMVLSGRCREIAESKGGRRVLLSLTHDGEYAMAQAMLIADTADDEARPR comes from the coding sequence ATGAGCCGGGTGCTGGGCATCGGCGTGGACCTCACGCAGATGCCGCGCATGCGTCGGGTGGTGGCGCGCTGGGACGAGCGCTTCCTGCAGCGCGTGTTCACCGAGCAGGAGATCGCCTATTGTCGCCGTCGCCGCGATCCCATCCCGCACCTGGCCGCCCGCTTCGCGGCCAAGGAAGCGACCCTCAAGGCCTTGGGCACCGGGCTCAGCATGGGCGTGAACTGGCGCGAGCTCGAGGTGCGCCGCGAGCGCGGCCAGGCCCCGACGATGGTGCTGAGCGGACGGTGTCGGGAGATCGCCGAGTCGAAGGGAGGTCGGCGCGTCCTGCTCTCGCTCACCCACGACGGCGAGTACGCGATGGCGCAGGCGATGCTGATCGCCGACACCGCCGATGACGAGGCGAGGCCTCGCTAG
- the glmM gene encoding phosphoglucosamine mutase: MSRLFGTDGIRGLANKPPLTTELAFRLGRQLVATLLEHHGTTKTRLVVGRDTRLSGPMLEGALVAGALSAGGDVYAVGVLPTPAIAYLTRRLEAHGGVVLSASHNPFEDNGIKIFSSEGAKFPDAWEEEIEARLGGRDIAPWPTGVHIGRLVQHEAAEADYIDHARACCPHDLRGLRVVLDCAHGATYRVAPEIFRRLGADVRVMNASPDGQNINLGAGALHPEALQKEVLRSRAHLGVAFDGDGDRLISVDEEGQIRDGDFALAICGRHLASRGQLKGGTVVTTVMANLALDRALTQLGVRIVKVQVGDRYVLEEMLRIGANVGGEQSGHLLFLDHATTGDGIVSALQLIGVMQETKSSLGELSRCMTKFPQVLLNVAVTSKPPVDQIPGLVDRAKALEQEMAGAGRVLLRYSGTESLLRVMIEGEDQARIEGMAGELAAIVRQAIGA, from the coding sequence GTGAGCCGCCTCTTCGGCACCGACGGGATCCGCGGTCTCGCCAACAAGCCCCCGCTCACCACCGAGCTGGCGTTCCGGCTCGGCCGCCAGCTGGTGGCGACGCTGCTCGAGCACCACGGCACCACCAAGACCCGACTGGTGGTCGGACGCGACACGCGGCTGTCCGGGCCCATGCTGGAGGGCGCCCTCGTGGCGGGCGCGCTGTCGGCGGGCGGAGACGTCTACGCGGTCGGCGTGCTGCCCACTCCCGCGATCGCCTATCTCACCCGGCGGCTGGAGGCGCACGGCGGCGTGGTGCTCTCGGCCTCGCACAACCCGTTCGAGGACAATGGCATCAAGATCTTCTCGTCCGAGGGCGCCAAGTTTCCCGACGCCTGGGAGGAGGAGATCGAGGCGCGCCTGGGCGGACGCGACATCGCCCCCTGGCCGACCGGCGTGCACATCGGTCGCCTGGTGCAGCACGAGGCGGCCGAAGCCGACTACATCGATCACGCGCGCGCCTGCTGTCCGCACGACCTGCGGGGGCTGCGGGTCGTGCTGGACTGCGCCCACGGCGCGACGTACCGGGTCGCCCCCGAGATCTTCCGCCGGCTCGGCGCGGACGTGCGGGTGATGAACGCCAGCCCCGACGGCCAGAACATCAACCTCGGCGCGGGCGCGCTGCATCCGGAGGCGCTACAGAAGGAGGTGCTGCGGTCGCGCGCCCACCTGGGCGTCGCCTTCGACGGCGACGGCGACCGGCTCATCTCGGTGGACGAGGAGGGGCAGATCCGCGACGGCGACTTCGCGCTGGCCATCTGCGGCCGGCACCTGGCCTCGCGTGGCCAGCTCAAGGGCGGCACCGTGGTCACCACCGTGATGGCCAATCTCGCGCTCGATCGCGCGCTCACCCAGCTGGGCGTCCGCATCGTCAAGGTGCAGGTGGGCGACCGCTACGTCCTCGAGGAGATGCTCCGCATCGGAGCCAACGTGGGCGGTGAGCAGTCGGGCCACCTGTTGTTCCTCGATCACGCCACCACCGGGGATGGCATCGTGTCCGCGCTCCAGCTCATCGGGGTCATGCAGGAGACGAAGTCGAGCCTCGGGGAGCTGTCGCGCTGCATGACCAAGTTCCCCCAGGTCCTGCTGAACGTGGCGGTGACGAGCAAGCCGCCGGTCGACCAGATCCCCGGCCTGGTGGACCGGGCCAAGGCCCTCGAGCAGGAGATGGCCGGCGCGGGCCGCGTCCTGCTGCGCTACTCCGGCACCGAGTCGCTGTTGCGGGTGATGATCGAGGGCGAGGACCAGGCCCGCATCGAGGGGATGGCCGGGGAGCTGGCCGCCATCGTCCGGCAGGCCATCGGCGCATGA
- a CDS encoding CdaR family protein, with protein sequence MSALTRHWELKLLAFAVSMVLWAFVMTSEKSELIIAAPLELSGIPDGLQVMGERPDSVDVQLHGLRGTLLRLGPDRVKARVNLTGAKPGEVTVSVLPEQIMVPPGVTVLRVSPSRVHLVLGSARS encoded by the coding sequence GTGAGCGCGCTCACCCGTCACTGGGAGCTGAAGCTCCTGGCCTTCGCGGTGTCCATGGTGCTCTGGGCGTTCGTCATGACCTCGGAGAAGTCCGAGCTGATCATCGCGGCGCCGCTCGAGCTGAGCGGGATCCCCGACGGACTCCAGGTGATGGGCGAGCGTCCCGACAGCGTCGACGTCCAGCTCCACGGCCTGCGGGGCACCCTCCTGCGCCTGGGACCGGACCGGGTCAAGGCGCGGGTGAACCTCACCGGGGCGAAGCCGGGCGAGGTGACGGTGAGCGTGCTCCCGGAGCAGATCATGGTCCCGCCCGGTGTCACCGTCCTGCGGGTCAGTCCGTCGCGCGTGCACCTCGTCCTCGGATCGGCCCGCTCGTGA
- the cdaA gene encoding diadenylate cyclase CdaA — protein sequence MWPVLQTFRLRDAIDIVVVAIVLYRIFVMFKETRAIQMLLGLAGLMVASYVARQLELFSTSWLLDNFWSFWVLALVVLFQPELRRALTRLGESRLFQGMTMGAREERSHLIDDVIKAADSLASKRIGALIVLERTTGLRNYAELGVPLDALVSADLLVSLFLPYSPLHDGAAFIRGDRVAAAGCFLPLSRNTQLGRNMGTRHRAGLGLAEETDAVVLIVSEESGRISLAVDGQMESPLDQEALRRRLAELFSLEEAPLPRRSAWWEPAREWLRK from the coding sequence GTGTGGCCGGTGCTCCAGACCTTCCGTCTCCGCGACGCCATCGACATCGTGGTGGTGGCGATCGTCCTCTACCGCATCTTCGTCATGTTCAAGGAGACGCGCGCCATCCAGATGCTGCTCGGGCTGGCCGGTCTCATGGTCGCCTCGTACGTGGCGCGGCAGCTCGAGCTCTTCAGCACCAGCTGGTTGCTCGACAACTTCTGGTCGTTCTGGGTTCTGGCCCTCGTGGTGCTCTTCCAGCCCGAGCTGCGCCGCGCGCTGACCCGTCTCGGGGAGAGCCGTCTCTTCCAGGGCATGACCATGGGCGCCCGCGAGGAGCGCAGCCACCTGATCGACGACGTGATCAAGGCGGCCGACTCCCTGGCCAGCAAGCGCATCGGAGCCCTGATCGTGCTCGAGCGCACCACCGGTCTGCGCAACTACGCGGAGCTGGGCGTGCCGCTCGACGCGCTGGTGTCGGCCGATCTGCTGGTGAGCCTGTTCCTGCCGTACTCTCCGCTCCACGACGGCGCCGCCTTCATCCGCGGCGACCGGGTGGCCGCGGCCGGGTGTTTCCTGCCGCTCTCGCGCAACACCCAGCTCGGCCGGAACATGGGCACGCGCCATCGCGCCGGGCTGGGACTGGCCGAGGAGACCGACGCGGTGGTGCTGATCGTCTCCGAGGAGAGCGGACGGATCTCGCTGGCCGTCGACGGCCAGATGGAGTCGCCGCTCGACCAGGAGGCGCTGCGGCGCCGACTGGCCGAGCTGTTCTCCCTCGAGGAAGCGCCCCTGCCGCGGCGATCGGCGTGGTGGGAGCCGGCGCGGGAGTGGCTCCGCAAGTGA
- the folP gene encoding dihydropteroate synthase produces MAVVGALNVSPESFYPGSVAPDSDRLLRTAGAMARAGAAWLDVGAMSTAPYLEAWIPAEQEADRLRQAIGRLTARLGLPVSADTSRSVPARAALEAGARLINDVSGLHLDPALAGLAAEAGAGLVLMASPAHGAPIDPMADPIAIVRDSLERSLALARAAGIPDERILLDPGIGFFRGPSVAWPDWDCRVLADLPALHALGRPLHVGVSRKSFIGALAGVDDPTDRLPGSLAAAAAAVLGGAHVIRAHDVAETVQAVRVAQALQRARERAAAGVA; encoded by the coding sequence GTGGCCGTCGTGGGTGCGCTCAACGTGAGCCCGGAGTCCTTCTACCCCGGCTCCGTGGCCCCCGACAGTGATCGGCTGCTGCGCACGGCCGGCGCCATGGCGCGCGCGGGGGCGGCCTGGCTCGACGTGGGGGCCATGTCCACCGCGCCCTACCTCGAGGCGTGGATCCCGGCCGAGCAGGAGGCGGATCGACTTCGCCAGGCGATTGGCCGGCTCACCGCGCGACTCGGCCTGCCCGTCTCGGCCGACACGAGCCGCTCGGTGCCGGCCCGGGCCGCCCTCGAGGCCGGCGCCCGCCTGATCAACGACGTCAGCGGCCTGCATCTCGATCCGGCCCTGGCCGGTCTGGCCGCGGAGGCGGGGGCGGGACTGGTATTGATGGCCTCGCCCGCCCACGGCGCGCCGATCGACCCGATGGCCGACCCCATCGCGATCGTGCGCGACTCGCTGGAGCGAAGCCTGGCGCTCGCGCGAGCCGCGGGCATCCCGGACGAGCGCATCCTGCTCGACCCGGGCATCGGCTTCTTCCGCGGCCCGTCCGTCGCCTGGCCCGACTGGGATTGCCGCGTGCTCGCGGACCTGCCGGCCCTGCATGCGCTGGGCCGCCCGCTCCACGTCGGCGTCTCGCGGAAGTCGTTCATCGGCGCCCTGGCCGGTGTCGACGACCCGACCGATCGCCTACCCGGGAGCCTCGCGGCCGCCGCCGCCGCGGTGCTCGGCGGCGCCCACGTCATCCGGGCCCACGACGTGGCCGAGACGGTGCAGGCGGTCCGCGTCGCCCAGGCGTTGCAGCGCGCGCGGGAGCGCGCGGCCGCCGGAGTCGCCTAG